AGCAGCGGCCCTTCCTGGGCGTGCTGGCCGTGGTCGAGCCGACGGTGTGGCAGCAGGCCGCCCGCGCCGCCGGCATCCCGCCCGATGCGCTGGATTCGGATGCCGCACGCCAGCTGGCGTTGCGCCGCATCGTGAGGCAGGTGAGCAGCTTCCCGTCGTACGCCGTGCCCAAGCAGGTGCGGCTCTTCATCGACCCATGGACGATCGACGCGGGCCTGATGACGCCCACGCTCAAGCTCAAGCGCCCGGCGCTGATGCGGCACCACCAGGCCGACGTCGACAGCATCTACGCGCGCCGCTGAGTGGCGCAAGCCCGCAGGCGTTCAGCTCTCGGGCTGGGCCTCGCTGAGGTAGGCGCGCTTGCGGGCCAGGTCGGCATCCGAGTCGGCGTAGGTCAGCGCGATCGTGTGGATGGTGTCCTCGATGTCGAGGAAGGCCTGCACCACGTCGGGATCGAAGTGGCGCCCGGCGGACATGCGCAGGATCTCGAGCGCCTGTTCGTGCGGCATCGCTTCCTTGTAGACGCGGCGGCTGATCAGCGCGTCGTACACATCGGCCACGGCCATGAGCCGCGCGGGCAAGGGGATGGCGTCGCCGCGCAGACCCTGCGGATAGCCGCTGCCGTCCCATTTTTCATGGTGCGCGTGGGCGATCTGCTGTGCCACTTCCAGAAAGGGGGCGTCGCTGCCGAGCAGGCTGGCCGCCTGGGCAATGGCATCGCGGCCGAGCACGGCGTGGCGTTTCATGATCTCGAACTCGTCGGGCTCGAGCTTGCCGCGTTTGAGCAGAATGCGGTCGGGGATGGCAACCTTGCCGATGTCGTGCAGCGGGGCGGCCTTGAAGATCAGCTCGACGCGGGCCGAGCCGAGTTCGGCCGCAAACCGTGGGTGCGACGACAGCTTGCGGGCCAGCGCGCGCACGTAGTTCTGGGTGCGACGGATGTGGTTGCCGGTGTCGGCATCGCGGGTCTCGGCCAGTGAGGTCAGCGACATGATCGCGACGTCCTGGGCGAGTGACAGCGAGCGGGTTCGGCGGGCCACCTCCTGTTCCAGGTAGGCCTCGCGGTCTCGCAGGAAGGTGGCGGCGGCGTGCAGCGCCAGGTGGGTGCGCACGCGGGCCAGCAGGGTGGGCGGATTCAGCGGCTTGGCAAGATGGTCTGCCGCGCCCTGTTCCAGCCCGACGCCTTCGTCTTCCGCTGTGCTGCCGGTGGACAGCAGGATCACCGGCACGTCCCGTGTGCGCGCGTCGGTCTTCAGGCGCCGGCACACGGCATGGCCGTCCAGCCCGGGCATCAGGATGTCGAGCAGGATCAGATCGGGTGGCGGCGCCGTGGTGGCGAGCGCCAGGCCACGTTCACCGGTGTCTGCGCAGACGACATCGTGGTGGGGCCTCAGCGCCGCCTGGATCAGCGCGCGGTCCTCCGGGCTGTCGTCAATCACGAGAATGGCATGCCGCTGGGTCATCGGAGAGGCGCGTGCCTCGGCAGGCCGGGGCGGGTTGGATCACGGTAGGTGGGTGATCCTGCAAGGATAGGCCTGTCGCGCCAGCCCTGTCCGCGGAGAAGTGCACGTTTTCCTCACCTGATCCGGCGCCGGTGGCTTGCCGGCGGGCGCCCGCCGTGTCAGGGCGGGGCGGAGCCGGACTCAGCGATTGTCCGCGCCGGTGGCCACCGTGGGCACGGCCGAGCCGTGGGTGCGTTCATGGCGCTCCTGGCAGGGAATGCAGCGGGCCGCCCAGGGCTGGGCGTCCAGCCGTGCCCGCCCGATCGCCTCGCCGCAATCCACGCAGTCACCAAAGCGTCCATCGGCCAGGCGCTGTCGGGCCTGCGCAATTTCGACCAACTCGAGCTCGTCACGCTCACGCTCGGCATGCCGCATGTCTTCGCCCCGGCGGTGCTCGGCCAGGTCCACCATGTCGGGCGGAATGCCGGCAAAGCCGTCCCGGTCTGCCTCGTTGGCCTCCTGAACCGTGCGCACCTCGTCGTGCAGCGCGGTCTGGCGGTCGTCCAGTTTCACCTCGAAGGCCTGCAGCTCGGCCGCCGTCAGGGGGGTGTCATCCAGTGGGGTCATGCGTGGGGCTCCGCGTTGTGTCGGGGGGCGTTGGCCTCGATCCAGGCCTCGAACCGGTCCAGAAAGCGCTGCAACAGGGTGCGGGTGTCGTCGTTGTTCAAGGCGCCTGCCTCGTCGAACAGGCGGTGTACGCCGCCGATGTACAGCTCGGGGTGAGCCAGGGTGGGCATGTCGAGCGCCGTGAGCACCTGCCGCAGGTGATGGTGAGCGCCGAAGCCGCCGACGGCCCCGGGTGAGGCGCTGATGACCGCGGCCGGCCGATGGGCCCAGACGCTGTGGCCATAAGGGCGCGAGCCCACGTCCAGGGCGTTCTTCAGCACCGCGGGCACCGAGCGGTTGTATTCCGGGGTGACGAAGAGCACCGCCTGGCTGGCGCGCACCTGCTCGCGAAAGCGCACCCATTCGGGCGGCGGCTTGGCTTCGCTGTCTTCGTTGTAGAAGGCCAGCTGCCCGATGTCGAGTTCGTCGAACTGAAGGGAGGGTGGGGCGAGGGCGGCAATGGCATGGGACACCCGCCGGCTCCAGGAAGCCTGACGGAGGCTGCCGATCAGCACGGCGATCTTGCAGGGCGTCGTCATGGCGGACCTCACGGTGTGGCGGGGGCTTCGGGGCCCCCCAGGTTGCTGGCATCGCCATCCTGGAGCAGCAGCGTCACCAGCACGGCACTGCGGCTGCGGGCGCGCAGGCCATGCGCCTGCCCGGCCGGCAGCACCACCAGCTGGCCCGCAGTGAGTGCGCGCACGCCGCCGGGGTAGACA
This is a stretch of genomic DNA from Aquabacterium olei. It encodes these proteins:
- a CDS encoding NADPH-dependent FMN reductase; this encodes MTTPCKIAVLIGSLRQASWSRRVSHAIAALAPPSLQFDELDIGQLAFYNEDSEAKPPPEWVRFREQVRASQAVLFVTPEYNRSVPAVLKNALDVGSRPYGHSVWAHRPAAVISASPGAVGGFGAHHHLRQVLTALDMPTLAHPELYIGGVHRLFDEAGALNNDDTRTLLQRFLDRFEAWIEANAPRHNAEPHA
- a CDS encoding TraR/DksA family transcriptional regulator produces the protein MTPLDDTPLTAAELQAFEVKLDDRQTALHDEVRTVQEANEADRDGFAGIPPDMVDLAEHRRGEDMRHAERERDELELVEIAQARQRLADGRFGDCVDCGEAIGRARLDAQPWAARCIPCQERHERTHGSAVPTVATGADNR
- a CDS encoding HD-GYP domain-containing protein; the protein is MTQRHAILVIDDSPEDRALIQAALRPHHDVVCADTGERGLALATTAPPPDLILLDILMPGLDGHAVCRRLKTDARTRDVPVILLSTGSTAEDEGVGLEQGAADHLAKPLNPPTLLARVRTHLALHAAATFLRDREAYLEQEVARRTRSLSLAQDVAIMSLTSLAETRDADTGNHIRRTQNYVRALARKLSSHPRFAAELGSARVELIFKAAPLHDIGKVAIPDRILLKRGKLEPDEFEIMKRHAVLGRDAIAQAASLLGSDAPFLEVAQQIAHAHHEKWDGSGYPQGLRGDAIPLPARLMAVADVYDALISRRVYKEAMPHEQALEILRMSAGRHFDPDVVQAFLDIEDTIHTIALTYADSDADLARKRAYLSEAQPES